A single window of Oenanthe melanoleuca isolate GR-GAL-2019-014 unplaced genomic scaffold, OMel1.0 S001, whole genome shotgun sequence DNA harbors:
- the LOC130266035 gene encoding uncharacterized protein LOC130266035 — protein sequence MDVDDDDVFDDKDNDDNDDTDNDDDNDATVPWSPCFGSAWRGPGPAPAPNEAPPAAPPAAAPQPPGSRPAAGGFPGASPAARQLGRRPRAAGARGGSGSSSARGGRVPRAEWRGRRAVRTGGEASPGAALAGGPAAGERRLRQRLRRDPARRRRPGGHRASGPGSHLGVGAAARRRPCALELLLKWMVSCPGLGGVVRLLDWFELPDGFALVMERPERCRDLWHLLEAGGSLAEPVARGLFRQVLQAVRHCTSRGVLHCDIKAENILVDLATGEAKLIFFGCGTILQDTFYTWMERKGTTQEWILFGCFHGQPATIWSLGILLYLLVCDPGAQQVPAVRVSWRSKKSPERFPAAVARSRERGPGDASAGSRELWREWLRAPRPVGEVLAQCGEVALEWKRGNIPLQLNGIVVSLQAEAQLACSCGARRGAGEPSSSWPLVGQSRWALVWPLPGGHALHPDEIKMSPQLVQGRGDARASRHGRARPGHAPQEDCTRCLDRVGKCRHRPWSPSSAGATPGGHGVRGHPLQEGRGPRVGSASLLAAGLQRLPAPHAMETAPLGCQSGRAGGRRVFTCCQK from the exons ATGGATGTCGATGATGATGATGTCTTTGATGATAAAGACAATGATGACAACGATGATACTGACAATGATGATGACAATGATGCCACTGTTCCCTGGT caccgTGTTTTGGCTCCGCCTGGCGCGGGcctggcccggccccggccccgaaCGAGGCCCCTCCCGCGGCTCCGCCCGCAGCCGCCCCGCAGCCGCCCGGCTCCCGGCCCGCGGCCGGCGGCTTCCCCGGTGCGAGCCCCGCCGCCCGTCAGCTCGGCCGCCGGCCCCGAGCCGCCGGAGCCCGGGGCGGCTCGGGAAGCAGCAGCGCCCGGGGCGGGCGGGTGCCCCGGGCAGAATGGCGAGGGCGCCGTGCCGTCCGCACGGGCGGAGAAgcctcccctggagcagctctagCGGGAGGGCCCGCTGCTGGGGAGCGGCGGCTGCGGCAGCGTTTACGCCGGGACCCGGCTCGCCGACGGCGCCCCG GTGGCCATCGGGCGAGTGGCCCGGGATCGCATCTGGGAGTGGGCGCGGCTG CACGACGGCGCCCTTGTGCCCTGGAGCTGTTGCTCAAGTGGATGGTGTCGTGCCCTGGCTTGGGCGGCGTCGTGCGGCTCCTGGACTGGTTCGAGCTGCCCGACGGCTTCGCGCTGGTCATGGAGCGTCCGGAGCGCTGCCGGGACCTGTGGCACTTGCTGGAGGCGGGCGGGTCCCTGGCAGAGCCCGTGGCGCGGGGGCTGTTCCGCCAGGTGCTGCAGGCCGTGCGGCACTGCACCAGCCGCGGCGTCCTGCACTGCGACATCAAGGCCGAGAACATCCTCGTCGACCTGGCCACCGGCGAGGCCAAGCTCATCTTCTTCGGCTGCGGCACCATCCTCCAGGACACCTTCTACACCTGGATG GAACGCAAGGGTACTACCCAGGAGTGGATCCTCTTTGGCTGCTTCCACGGCCAGCCAGCCACTATCTggtccctgggcatcctgctcTATCTCCTGGTGTGC GATCCAGGAGCCCAACAAGTACCAGCTGTTCGCGTCTCGTGGCGCTCAAAGAAATCCCCAGAGCGTTTCCCTGCGGCCGTGGCACGGAGCAGAGAGCGCGGCCCAGGAGATGCTTCCGCGGGTTCCCGCGAGTTGTGGAGGGAGTGGCTCAGGGCTCCCCGTCCTGTTGGAGAAGTCTTGGCACAGTGTGGTGAAGTTGCTCTGGAgtggaaaaggggaaacatCCCCCTGCAGCTCAATGGCATCGTGGTGTCCCTGCAAGCCGAGGCACAGCTGGCGTGTTCTTGTGGAGCGCGACGTGGAGCCGGAGAACCATCCTCGAGCTGGCCGCTGGTGGGGCAAAGCCGATGGGCTTTGGTTTGGCCCCTTCCTGGAGGACACGCTCTGCACCCCGACGAAATCAAGATGAGTCCCCAGCTGGTGCAGGGGCGGGGGGATGCTCGTGCTTCCAGGCACGGCAGGGCTCGGCCTGGCCACGCGCCGCAG gaagaTTGCACCCGGTGCCTGGACCGGGTGGGGAAGTGCCGGCACCGTCCGTGGAGCCCGTCCAGTGCCGGCGCTACCCCGGGGGGCCACGGTGTGCGGGGACATCCCCTTCAGGAAGGACGAGGGCCTCGTGTGGGATCAGcttctctcctggcagcaggtcTCCAGAG GCTACCAGCACCTCATGCCATGGAAACGGCACCGCTCGGCTGCCAgtctgggagggctggagggCGGCGGGTGTTCACTTGctgtcaaaaataa